In Vibrio kanaloae, the genomic stretch ATATACAAGAGACTAGGCCTTATAATGACTTGTTGAGTCAGGGGAAGCCTGATGAAGCAAATAAAATCGTGCTATCCAGTTTTTCCACCTATTCAAAAGCACTTAAAAGTTTGGACGATACGCTTGCCTTAAATAATGAGTTGGTCAACCATATTGGTGAAGAGGTTCATGCAGAAGCGCTTGCTACTAAATATAGTGCAGGCATTGGTGCAGTAGTGATTTTCATTGTTATAGGACTGTCTTCTGTCGTACTTTCTCGTGCGATTTGTCGCCCTGTTGATCGTGCATTGGCGTTTGCTTCCAAGATAGCGCAAGGCCAGTTGACCAACACGATTGATGAGAAAGAGCTTACTAAAGATGAGTTAGGTACTTTGTTGAAAGAGCTAGTAACAATGCAAGGCAACTTGCATTCATTGGTTTCTGATATCAGCGATTCCACAATTCAGCTTACAGCTGCGGTAGAGGAAGTGAGTGCTATCTCCTCTCAAACCGCTTCTGGCATGCAGAATCAACAGCTTGAACTGAGTTCTGTTGCTTCGGCAATGACAGAAATGCAAGCAGCAGTAGGGGAAGTGGCACAAAACACCGAGGTTGGTGCGACGTCTGCTTACTCAGCTACCGAGGTGACAAAAAAGGGAACAGATACTCTTCAACGTACCACTGCTGTCATACAGCGAGTGTCACAAACTATTCAAGACTCTGATGATTTAGCACAAGAGCTTGAATCTAGCTCGAATAACATCAACCTAGTTGTTGACGTGATTCGTGGTATCGCAGAACAGACAAACCTACTTGCACTCAATGCGGCCATTGAAGCTGCGCGTGCGGGTGAGCAAGGACGAGGATTTGCGGTAGTGGCTGATGAAGTTCGTTCATTGGCTCAACGTACGCAAGATTCTACCTCGCAAATTGTCGAAATAGTCAATCAACTGCAAGAAAACACCAACAAGATGGGGAGCTCAAGCCGTGATTGCCAAGCCGGGATTGCTCAGTGTGTCGAGCAGGTCAATGAGGCCGGTAGTCAAATCCAAGAAATTGAACAATCGGTAGATAATATAGCTCAAATGAGCACTCAAATTGCAACGGCGTGCAGCGAACAAAATTCAGTTTCTGAAGAGCTTAATCGTAGTGTCGATCAGATTAACAGTACATCTACAGAAATGGCTGAGGGGGCATCGCAAACCGCGGTAGCTTGTCAGCAAATTAGCAGCCTTGCTCATAATCTTAAAGCTAGGATGGAAACGTTTAAGCTCTGACTTATTCCCACATTATCCGCTCAATTTTATATTGAGGCTGAAAATAAAAAGGACGAAGAATATCGTCCTTTTTTGTATTTATGGGTACTCGTTAGTTTTTAGCTTCCTTTAAAACAACGCTTGAATTTCAAGATAATGGCAAATTCATCAAATGTATTCGGTGATGTTGCATATAACGGAATGTAAGTCACAAGCTCACGGTTTACTTTATGGCATATGAGTGCTAATTAATAAACTGTTTTGCTGCTAGTATTAACTAGGGAAAGTTCGCTGATTCTCCCGCCTTTCATTGAATCTATTCATGTTCTCAGGTCAGCGTTTTTGTAAGGAAGAGGTTTAGGATGGATCCTATTTTATATATCGAAGTTGGTGGTGTTGTATGGCAAGTCTTCCCTGATGGCACTTGGCTTCAACTGCCTGCATCACAACTTAAAGTTGAAGGTGTGCAAGTCGTTACTATTGAGCCTCAAAGTTTGGAACAGGCTCAACCCCTCACAGCAATACAAATAGCCGCTGTTGAGCAGGAGCTAGAAGAGGTGGTGACTCAGCTTGTCAACAACATCGAAAGTGCACCTCAACAGCAGAGTCCTGCCTATGATCAACCCAGCGCAAGCGCCTCTTTCATTGCTTATGTCCGCTCTACATTAGACGAAACCCTTGCGAAAGCAGGCTTTGATACGCGCCCTACAGAATATGAAGAAGAAGACACTACCTCAAACGACGGTAACCTAGATGCGCTACTACCTAGCACAGAACTCACGGTTGATATACTCGATGGCGGTGATGGATACGAAAACCAATTTGAAGTACCAGGTGTTACGATTACGGGCACGGCTGCGGATGTTCGAGATGGACGTACCGTTGTTCTTACCATCACTGATGTTAATGGCAACACGGTTACCACAACGGCAATTACTAATAACGAAACTTATGTTGTAAACGGTGTCGACCTTTCTTTATTGACTGAAGGCGATCTTCAGGTCGATGCGATCATTGCTGATGATTTTGGTAATAGCATTACAGCCAACGATTCCACAATCAAAGATACGCTAGCGACGATTGATGTCGACTTTGATGGCTTTGGTGATGAGTTTTACAACCAATTTGAAATATCGAATGGGGTGCTAGTTGGTACGGTTGCCAATGTTGAAGATGGTCAGACGATAAGCATTTCAATTACCGATAGTCAAGGTCTCACACAAGACTATACAACGACAGTATCCGGTGGAACTTGGACTCTGACCCTTCAAGATTACTCAAGCTTCGCAGAGGGTGGGTTGACGGTTGTTGCTAACACCATCGATATGGCCGGAAACCCCACTACAGCGACTGACACCATTGTTAAAGATACGCTCGCAAGTATTACAGCGAGTGTTGACGATGGAGGTGATGGCGTTCTCAACAGCTTCGAAATTCAATCCGCCAAATTTTTCGGTACAGTCCAAAATGTTGAGGATGGTCAATCGGTCAACATCCGTATTTCAGACAGTACCACCAATGTTATCGTGCTGACAGCAACGGTTGTGAATGGCGCTTGGTCTGTGGAGGGTGTGGACTTAACAAGTTTTGCTGACGGTAGTATTACCATCGAGGCTGACACGATTGATGTAGCAGGTAACCCGGCTTCTGCAGCAAATAGTGCAGGGGTAGTTGTTATCGATACCGTATCTCCAGTTATTGACATTGATACGCTAGACGGTTTTAGCATTTTGGCATTTCGTAGTGGCCAACTTACAACCATGCAGGGGACAACTAATGTTGCCGAAGGGCTCCCTGTTTACATTGAAGTAAGCGACGGGACTCAGACTCTAGTCTTTGAGGGCGTAGTTGATTCTTCGGGTAACTGGCAGGCGGAGAACATTGACATCTCTACTTTGGATTCGTCTGCAGAATGGACGGTTGACGCAAAAGTTTTCAATACAGTCGGCAACGAAGCCATTGATGACATGCCGACGATTATTCTTCCTGAATCTGTGGTGTTTTCGGAGAATGTCATCGGTATTTTCGGAGATGAAACACAAACGTCTGATATTCGCATCGATTTTGCAGACTTCTCGTTTGGTGATGATCAAAGTTTAGCTGAGTCAATAACCTCTCAAGGCCTGTCGATCACTATCGCGGTATCGGCTGACAAGCAAAGCCTTATTGGAACCCGAAGCGATGGCCAAATTGTATTCGATGCTGCAATATCTGGCAGCAGCGTAAACATCAACTTCTATAAGGTGATCGACCAAGAGGCAGGATTAGATTCAATTCAGACAGCTCTGATCATTGAGGGCTTACAGACGGATGCGGACGGCACGACTGAGCTCGTCATCGGTCATTTACCTATTGTTATCAAGGACTCGGATCCACTCATTTTTGATGAGTCTTATGAAGTCATTGAAGGTCAAGTCGTATCAGGAAACGTACTTAACAACGACATCGATCTTGATACCCAGCTAACTATAAAAAGTGTCGAAGTTGATGGTACGACACAAACACTATCAGGTAGCACCCCTGTTTCTTTTGCTTTGGATGAAGGTGTTTTAACTGTTTTTTCAAATGGCCACTGGACGTTTGTCGCCAACAGAAATTTGGATCACACCATAGCTCAAAACATCACTTTCAACTATGTCGCAGGCGATAGCAGTAATGACTTCGGAAATGGCACTGCAGTCATCGATATTTTTGATGGTGAGGCGGGGTTAGTTGTTGATGGGACAACGACCAGCTCAGAAGGTGACGTGTCTGATGGGGTCCAAACTGTAGTCGGTCAGTTTACCGTTTCCGCTGGCTCAGATAATCCAGATCCCGCTTCGATTGTCTTTAATGCTAATACTCTGGTCCAGTTAGACACTTTGGGCTTGACGACTGGAGATGAGGAGTCTCCTCTAACCTATACGTTATCGAATGATGGTAAAACGATTACCGCGCAAGCAAATGGAGAAACGATATTCACACTAACGTTGAGTGCAGCCGCTAGTGGTATTGATGTTCTAGCAGATGTATCCCTAGTGTTAGAACAACCTATAAACCACCTGAACAGCAATGATTCCATCACTTTACCGCTTATTATTGATGGGGAAGATTTAGACGGTACTTCTTTAGAACAAGGGCGGTTTGATTGGATTATTGAGGATGGTGCGGACCCTGCTTTAACGTCGATCAGTAATGCCAGCATCGATGAGTCAGACCTTGTTCTCGGCAGTGTTTCTGATACTGGCACCTTCAATCTCAACGTCGGAAGTGACTTTGTCGAGTCTGTATTTTTTGATGTAGGAGATCAGCCGCAGTTATATAGTGGTGGCGAGCAAATTATTTATGTGGTGTCGGCCGATGGAAATGAACTGATTGGTTATGTCGGCTCTGAAAGTGTTGAAAATAAAGCGTTTACCTTGAGTTTCTCGTTACCTTCAGGTGAGGAAGATACTGATGTCACTTATACCTTTGAACTGTTTAAGGGGCTTGACCAAAAAAACATTACAGACGAAATACCGTTTGTTATCACTGCCAGAGATGATGATAACGACGAAACACAATTAACCTTGAACGTCTCGATTACTGATGGCGGAGAACCAACGATTGGTTCAGGGACCGTTGAACTCAGTGAAGCTCCTGTTGCTGATATCACTCCGTCGGGAGTCGGTTCTACAGCAAACGTGAGTTTGGCGGTTACTGCGGGTAATGACCCTCTGGTTTACTTGGGGTTAGATGTGGCGAATGGCCAAGTTGTATTAGGCAGTGATGGTGCTGCTGTTACCAGTAATGGTGAAGCATTGACTTGGCGTGACAACGGTAATGGTACATTTGATGCTGTTCTTGGCAATGGTGATGCTGTTTTAAAAATCCGACTACCAGATGACTTTACTCTTGAAGCAAATGGTTCAACAAACGTAACGGTTGTTATTGAGTTATATCAGTCCATTGATCATGGATCTGGTTTGAAAGATACCGAGCTGACCATACCAGCTTCTATCGTCACTATCGATTCTGATGGGTCGAGAGACACTCAAGAGTCCGACATTAAAATATACGATGGTAAGGACCCTGCATTCTCAATTGTAGGTAGTATATCTGTTGATGAAGATGGACTCATTGGTGACAGCGAACAAGCCGGTACTGAAGAACCGAGTCCATCAATATCCATAATTCAAGGCTCAGACGATATTGCTTCCGTATCAATTGATACTGATGCATTTGATGCACTTGGTTACAGCAGTGCCGGAAAAGCGATCTCCCTTCAGGCTGCTGATCCTGATGGTTGGTATTACGGGCAAGACTCTGACGGAAGCAACGTATTTAGAATTCGTTTTAATACTGACGGGACGACAGAGTTTGATCTATATGCGCCACTTGATCACGACTACGGTAACAACGGTGAAAACAATCTCGCCCTCAATTTTGAACTTACAGTTAATGATGCGGATGGAGACCGTTCTGATCCCGCTATTTATTCTGTCAACGTAAAAGATGATGTTCCGACTGCTCGAGATGGTTCTATTGAAATGGTTGAGGGTGATAACCTCAATGGGCAGTTCTTAACCGAAGAATTTTCAGGCGCAGACAGCGCAGAAATCATTAGTTTCACTTATCGAAATGTCACCTATACCTTTGATAACGCAGGTACACCAATTACGATCAATTTGATTAATGATTATGATGGTGGGTCGACTTACGGGCAGTTTACGCTTTCACCTGATGGTAGTTATCAGCTGATCACCAATCCAAACGTATCGACAGACCCCGCTGATCCTAAGATCGTTGATGACATCGATTATCTGGTGCGAGATGCGGATGGCGATGAAGTCATTAGTAACGCTGAGCTTATACTGGATGATAACGAAGGTTTTATTCGTTATGAAAATTCTGAAACCACAGAAGACAACGATGCCATTATCGTTGTGAGCGTTTCTACTGGAGACGTTGACCAAAGTGAAACTGTTACGGCCATTGAATTTTCAGAAGATTCTTTGCAAGGCGGTAGCCTGTATTTAGATGGTGTATTACTTCAAGTAGTTGATGGCAAGGTGACGCTTTCAGGTAATCAGCTAACGGCGATTGACAGCCAGTTTACTGGCCCAAATGGTCAATTGACTTATCGACCTGCACTTCATGAATCGAATACGACTTCAACGGTTATTCTAGCAATCAACGCCATCATTAGTACCGATACGGTTCCAAAGGAACTTACAGCCGATATTGCGGTTTCTGTTTTGCCTGTGGCTGACGCGCCGGATTGGTCTGATTCGGTCTTCACCTATCAATCTGTTGAAGATGACGCAGATCCAATTAAATTAGATATCACCGCTCAGTTGGTTGACCAAGATACATCTGAAGAATTGTCTTACACCATTAGTGGCATTCCAGATGGTCTGAATATCACCTTGAACGGAAATGCAGTTAAAGAGGGTAAAGAGTACACTCAGCCCCAAATCGACAAAATGGAAATTAGAGCCGATGAAAACCTCGCGGGTCGATTTGAATTTGATATTACTGCGATTGCGACTGAAGCGGGGAATACCTTTGCTGAACCAGATGATAAAACGGCCGATATCGTCAATACCGTCGTGGTTGAGATTTCACCGGATGCTGATACTCCACATGTATCGGTTAAGGACTACAAAGGCCTAGAAGATGAAACCATCTTCCTCAAGAACGTGATTGATGGATCGCTAACGGATACCGATGGTTCTGAATCGTTAAGCTATCAAATCGAAGTGCAAGATGGTTGGTCTATTCAAGGCGGACTATTTGAACTAATTGCCCCTAACACTTACTTAGTGTCGGCTGGTGCGATTGAGAACGATGTCGCTTATTTAGTACCAAAAGAAGACATCAGTTCATTCACCGAAGATCTGTTTATTAAGGTTACGGCGGTAGCGACGGAATCGACCGTTGATTCATTAGATCCAATTAACGTGACCGCGCTTAGCGATACCAAAACCATCAATATTTTCCTCAAAGGTGTCGTCGATGAGCCTATTGTTGTGGATGGCGGCAATGCACACTGGGAATATGACAGCGATACCAAAGTTATCAGCAACCAATCTGTTCTCAATGAAGATGGTTTGATTCGTCTCGATTTTGTCGTCCAAACCTCAGATGACGATGTTTCAGAAGAGATTAATATACTGCTGACCGATATTCCTGACGGCACCTTGCTGGTGGATTCATTCGGCGAGCCAGTGTCGTTAACCATCGCCTATATTGACGATGTTACTGGCCCAGTATTTCAGGTCTCTAACGCTCAACTGAATGGCCTGTATCTCAAGCCGGTTCCTGACTTTAGTGGTGAATTAGAACTCACCGTTATTGCTATCTCAACTGAGCCCGATGGTGATTCGGGCGAGTTTCCGATGACTCTTAAAGTAGAGGTAGCGCCGGTCGTTGATCAAGAAGACGGTCAAATCGTTAACACTCAAGGTATCGAAGACAGTCAAATAGGTCTGAACCTTGAGCCTTCAGTGAATCAGGATATCGATGGCAGCGAATCCTTGACGGGATATACCATTGATAGCCTACCTGCAGGTCTCACTCTTTATTTTGATGGGAGTGTTATTCAGGTTCCAGCTTCAGGCTTAGATTTGGACACTCTACTGGATTCGACAACTCCAACGCTTTCGGATCTTCTAAGCAGCGGTAGGCTTTCTGTTACAGCGACAGAAGATTTAAGCGGAACATTCTCACTTCCTATCACCTATGAAGTCACGGATATCTCTCCAACTGGTGCCACGGATATTAAAGATATTAGCGGTTCCATTAGCGTGACTGTAGATGCTCGCGTCGAGTTAGACACTCGATTAGAAGGCTCTACAGAGCTATTACAGAGTACAGATGGCTCGCCTGTTGATATATCTAACGCCGTGACGTTCGTCGACGCGGACATCGATGGGTCAGAGTACCTCGATTATATTTTGATCGAAATTCCAGACGGCTATTCGTTGATTGTTGAGCACCCTAATGGTGCCGCGCAAGATAGCTCTGGGAATTGGATCATATCGGCGGATGGGCTAACGAGTGACTCTTTCCAAGAGCTTGCAGCGTACATTTTAGATAATGCGACGATTTCCAGCCCAAGTGATACTCCGGTACTGGATATTGTGGTTCGTGCTCGTGTGATTGATGGTGAAGATACCAGATATATTGATGCGACTTTCCCGCTGCAAATTACTGGTCATGACGGCGGTGGCGGTTCTTGTGACCCTGTTGGCCCACCGAGCCCGATTCAACCCGATGGCGAAATTAAAACACCTGAAGGGGAAGATATTGATCTCACTGGCTTGCTAAACACCGATGTTGGCAGTGATCCAGACAATGAAATCTCTTTCTATATTCCTGCCGATTCACTTCCTGAAAGCGTTGAGATTTCCGGTGATGGTGTTATTGCTGAATACGATGCTTCTGGTGAGATCGTCGGTTATTCAATCACTGCAGATGGACTCTCGAAACTAACGTTAACGGGCTTGGATGAAGATTTTGCAGGGTGTATTGATTTCACCATAGAGACAATTGAGACTTCACCATGTAGCGGTGATACGGTGACGACGGCCCAAACCATTAGTATCCAAGTTTTGCCTGTGGTCGATGACATTACGGTTGAAGCTGACTCCACAACCATTCAAGAAGACATCGCGACAGACCTTAACCTTGAACTGGTTCTTGGTGATAGCGTTGAAGATGGGCAATTAATCGCAGGTGAAGGCAATAGCGCTACCGGTAAAGAAACCGTTAACTCTCTAACGGTGAGCATTTCGAATGGAGCGACCTTGTCTGAAACTCCAACAGACACCGGGCTGTTAGTTGACAATGGCGACGGGACTTGGACGGTCACGGACCCTAGCCGTTTGAGTGATGTGTTAGTCACGCCACCTGAGCATTACAGTGGTGAAATCACCCTCACTGTGACAGCAAATATTACCGATGAAGCGGATTGCGTAACAGAAACGGATACGCAAGATAAAACGACGGTCGTGACTATTACTGTTGAGCCAATCGCTGATGCGGCGAACTTGATAACAGAGGATATTATCGGAGATGAAGATAATTACATTTCATTGTCATCACTGAGAGCAGAGCTGATTGACCAAGATGGTTCTGAAAATATGTCGCTTTCGTTGAAGGGAGTTCCTGAAGGCGCAGTTGTCGCGATTAAAGTAGGAGACACCTATGAGTTGGTTCCAAACAACGGCGCCGATGGCGGTACCTTTAATGGAAGCCCTACTTACGAGTGGCAGCTCGATCCAAGTCAGTTAGCTAATCTAGTTATTCTGCCACCAAGAGACTTTAGTGGTGATATGAATCTGTCTCTAGAGGCTATTACTCAAGAAGTTGGTACTACGGATATCCGTTATACCCAATCTGAATTTACTGTAGGTGTTAATCCTATAGGTGACAAAGTTGAATTATTCGAGTTGCCAGAGCAACTATCAGGTAGTGAGGATGACGGCATTGTTATACCGCTCGATGCCAATAGTTTTGAAACCAACAGTGATGAGTTTTTAGAGATTACGGTAATAGTGAATGGAACTTCGGATCCATCAGGTTTAGTCGGGCTAGATCGAATTCGAATTGGCTCTGAGACCTCTTCATTTATTTCTTTAGGTAATGGTAGTGTACAAGCAACGATCCTCGTTGCTGCTAGCTCAGTGGATGAGCTCGAATTCTTTGCTGGCGACGCGTGGGGCAATCTCGACATCACGATTACTGGTCAAACTGTCGACCAAAATACGGTGCTTGGTGACTTGGTCAAAGATATTGGAGATCCAAGTTCACAAGATATGACCTTGGTTATCACACCAGAACCTGACGCTCCGTTACTGAGCGTTGAATATCCATCAATAGTCGCGGAAGCAAGCGGCACGATTCCTCTTGGTCTAGATCTTTCTCTAGTTAACCCTGCCGATTCTGAGGAAGGTTTTATTACCATCTACGATATTCCTGCAGGTTTGACGTTCTCACACGGATCGATGGTTGATGGTCAGTATGTGGTGGATTTAGCGGATGTGTCTAATTTAGCAATTACTGGCGGTTATGATGGCGTTGATCCATTTGAACTCACCATCGAACCTTCTGCTGAAATAGGCAACAACCAAGCGGTAGGGTTGCCTCAAACGGTATCGGTTGAATTTGTTGCTGACGGCGACTCTACCATTACCGCGACAGACGATAACGACTTACTGATTGGCGGTACCGGCTCAGATAATTTTGTATTTGAATCATCAGGTTTGGGCAGCGCTGAGGCACCAAGCTACGATGTAGTTCAAGATTTTGATGCATCTCCAAATACGGATGCAATTGACCTCTCGGGTATTTTGGGAAGCCTAGGGCTTAATACAGGGCTAGGGGCAACACAATATCTAGATTTAGAAGAATCTGGTGAGGGCGTGACCATTTCTATTAAGCCAAGTGGAGATGATGACGTTCAACAAAACATCTTATTAACCGATGTTACGTACGACGATCTGTATCAAGGCGACAGTAGCAGTGCATTAGAAGCACAAATTTTACAAAAAATGATAGAAGACAATAATTTAACGCTGTAAGTTAGATGTAAGGTCTATAAAAGGAAGTTTAGATTGGTAGAACATAAAGACAGCTGGCTAGGTTGTGTTGAGTGGTTATGTGAGCATTTTAATGTTCGAAGCCACCCTTCCAAAATAGTGTCTGGCCTACCTTTAGTCGAAGGAAGGCTCAATGAGTCCCTTTTCCCAAGAGCGATTGAGAAATCGGGCTTAACTCTGAGCCACGTAAAAAAAGAATTACTGACTCAATGTCAGTTCCCCGTTGTTGCTGTTAATTCTGCCACAGGGAGTCCCATTGTCGTCACTCAAGGCTCCGGTGGCGATTTTCAAGTATTGGACTGCGAAATCAATTCAAGGCAAGAAACTTCCTTAAAAGACTTGGTTGCTCGGGTGGAATCGTATGTGTGGCAAGTCGGTGCTCAAGCTCTTGATGATTCGCGTGTTCAGTCACATGAGCGCAGTGACAGCAAATCCAACACTCGCTGGTTATGGCGGGTGGTCAAAGAAGTGAAGCCTTGGTATCGCGATCTGTTTATCGCTTCATTCTTGATCAACTTGCTCGCGCTAGTCGTGCCTCTTTTTACCATGAATGTATACGACCGTGTAGTGCCAAATCAAGCATTTAACACCTTATGGGTGCTGGCGGCAGGCGTTGGTATTGTCGTTATTTTTGATTGGATATTGAGAAGCTCGCGAAGCTCTGTGACAGACATGGCTGGACGCTATATTGATAACAAGTTGTCTTCTCAACTATTCTCTAAAGTCCTTGGTATGAAGTTAGAAAACCGACCGCAATCGGTAGGCGCATTTGCTAGACAGCTTCAAGATTTTGATAGCGTTAAAGATTTCTTCACCTCCATCTCTTTGGTGACCTTAGTCGATTTGCCATTCACTTTGCTCTTCCTGTTTCTTATTGGTTGGCTCGGTGGCGCGATGATGTTCATTCCTGTCGCCATTATGTTGGTATTAATTGTGTTGAGCATTGCGATGAAGGGTAAAGTCGAAAAAACATTCGATGAAACCGCGCGTTTGTCGACACAAAGACAAGCACAATTGTTTGATTGCTTAACAACCCTTCCTGATATCAAGCAAAACAACGCTGAGGGGAGCACCCAAAAGCGTTGGGAACAGACAATTTCATCATTATCTCAATGGCAAACTCAATCTCGTCATTACTCCAATATCGTGACGCACTCCATTCAATCGAGCCAGCAGGTCGTCACTATCACTCTGATCATTTTCGGTGTTTATCAAATATCTGAAGGCTTGCTGAGCATGGGTGGTTTGA encodes the following:
- a CDS encoding HAMP domain-containing methyl-accepting chemotaxis protein gives rise to the protein MSIKDLSVVKKIWLSYLTVFIVFAAVSIMLVLSLSTLNKDISVLTEKSLPSVAILKGIQVDITKVRKDEFSLLPNGNSPQIGEWLKDLDQWRADVQSGIADFESLALNLEEKKSFNTFKDTWSQYIQETRPYNDLLSQGKPDEANKIVLSSFSTYSKALKSLDDTLALNNELVNHIGEEVHAEALATKYSAGIGAVVIFIVIGLSSVVLSRAICRPVDRALAFASKIAQGQLTNTIDEKELTKDELGTLLKELVTMQGNLHSLVSDISDSTIQLTAAVEEVSAISSQTASGMQNQQLELSSVASAMTEMQAAVGEVAQNTEVGATSAYSATEVTKKGTDTLQRTTAVIQRVSQTIQDSDDLAQELESSSNNINLVVDVIRGIAEQTNLLALNAAIEAARAGEQGRGFAVVADEVRSLAQRTQDSTSQIVEIVNQLQENTNKMGSSSRDCQAGIAQCVEQVNEAGSQIQEIEQSVDNIAQMSTQIATACSEQNSVSEELNRSVDQINSTSTEMAEGASQTAVACQQISSLAHNLKARMETFKL
- a CDS encoding T1SS-143 repeat domain-containing protein, translating into MDPILYIEVGGVVWQVFPDGTWLQLPASQLKVEGVQVVTIEPQSLEQAQPLTAIQIAAVEQELEEVVTQLVNNIESAPQQQSPAYDQPSASASFIAYVRSTLDETLAKAGFDTRPTEYEEEDTTSNDGNLDALLPSTELTVDILDGGDGYENQFEVPGVTITGTAADVRDGRTVVLTITDVNGNTVTTTAITNNETYVVNGVDLSLLTEGDLQVDAIIADDFGNSITANDSTIKDTLATIDVDFDGFGDEFYNQFEISNGVLVGTVANVEDGQTISISITDSQGLTQDYTTTVSGGTWTLTLQDYSSFAEGGLTVVANTIDMAGNPTTATDTIVKDTLASITASVDDGGDGVLNSFEIQSAKFFGTVQNVEDGQSVNIRISDSTTNVIVLTATVVNGAWSVEGVDLTSFADGSITIEADTIDVAGNPASAANSAGVVVIDTVSPVIDIDTLDGFSILAFRSGQLTTMQGTTNVAEGLPVYIEVSDGTQTLVFEGVVDSSGNWQAENIDISTLDSSAEWTVDAKVFNTVGNEAIDDMPTIILPESVVFSENVIGIFGDETQTSDIRIDFADFSFGDDQSLAESITSQGLSITIAVSADKQSLIGTRSDGQIVFDAAISGSSVNINFYKVIDQEAGLDSIQTALIIEGLQTDADGTTELVIGHLPIVIKDSDPLIFDESYEVIEGQVVSGNVLNNDIDLDTQLTIKSVEVDGTTQTLSGSTPVSFALDEGVLTVFSNGHWTFVANRNLDHTIAQNITFNYVAGDSSNDFGNGTAVIDIFDGEAGLVVDGTTTSSEGDVSDGVQTVVGQFTVSAGSDNPDPASIVFNANTLVQLDTLGLTTGDEESPLTYTLSNDGKTITAQANGETIFTLTLSAAASGIDVLADVSLVLEQPINHLNSNDSITLPLIIDGEDLDGTSLEQGRFDWIIEDGADPALTSISNASIDESDLVLGSVSDTGTFNLNVGSDFVESVFFDVGDQPQLYSGGEQIIYVVSADGNELIGYVGSESVENKAFTLSFSLPSGEEDTDVTYTFELFKGLDQKNITDEIPFVITARDDDNDETQLTLNVSITDGGEPTIGSGTVELSEAPVADITPSGVGSTANVSLAVTAGNDPLVYLGLDVANGQVVLGSDGAAVTSNGEALTWRDNGNGTFDAVLGNGDAVLKIRLPDDFTLEANGSTNVTVVIELYQSIDHGSGLKDTELTIPASIVTIDSDGSRDTQESDIKIYDGKDPAFSIVGSISVDEDGLIGDSEQAGTEEPSPSISIIQGSDDIASVSIDTDAFDALGYSSAGKAISLQAADPDGWYYGQDSDGSNVFRIRFNTDGTTEFDLYAPLDHDYGNNGENNLALNFELTVNDADGDRSDPAIYSVNVKDDVPTARDGSIEMVEGDNLNGQFLTEEFSGADSAEIISFTYRNVTYTFDNAGTPITINLINDYDGGSTYGQFTLSPDGSYQLITNPNVSTDPADPKIVDDIDYLVRDADGDEVISNAELILDDNEGFIRYENSETTEDNDAIIVVSVSTGDVDQSETVTAIEFSEDSLQGGSLYLDGVLLQVVDGKVTLSGNQLTAIDSQFTGPNGQLTYRPALHESNTTSTVILAINAIISTDTVPKELTADIAVSVLPVADAPDWSDSVFTYQSVEDDADPIKLDITAQLVDQDTSEELSYTISGIPDGLNITLNGNAVKEGKEYTQPQIDKMEIRADENLAGRFEFDITAIATEAGNTFAEPDDKTADIVNTVVVEISPDADTPHVSVKDYKGLEDETIFLKNVIDGSLTDTDGSESLSYQIEVQDGWSIQGGLFELIAPNTYLVSAGAIENDVAYLVPKEDISSFTEDLFIKVTAVATESTVDSLDPINVTALSDTKTINIFLKGVVDEPIVVDGGNAHWEYDSDTKVISNQSVLNEDGLIRLDFVVQTSDDDVSEEINILLTDIPDGTLLVDSFGEPVSLTIAYIDDVTGPVFQVSNAQLNGLYLKPVPDFSGELELTVIAISTEPDGDSGEFPMTLKVEVAPVVDQEDGQIVNTQGIEDSQIGLNLEPSVNQDIDGSESLTGYTIDSLPAGLTLYFDGSVIQVPASGLDLDTLLDSTTPTLSDLLSSGRLSVTATEDLSGTFSLPITYEVTDISPTGATDIKDISGSISVTVDARVELDTRLEGSTELLQSTDGSPVDISNAVTFVDADIDGSEYLDYILIEIPDGYSLIVEHPNGAAQDSSGNWIISADGLTSDSFQELAAYILDNATISSPSDTPVLDIVVRARVIDGEDTRYIDATFPLQITGHDGGGGSCDPVGPPSPIQPDGEIKTPEGEDIDLTGLLNTDVGSDPDNEISFYIPADSLPESVEISGDGVIAEYDASGEIVGYSITADGLSKLTLTGLDEDFAGCIDFTIETIETSPCSGDTVTTAQTISIQVLPVVDDITVEADSTTIQEDIATDLNLELVLGDSVEDGQLIAGEGNSATGKETVNSLTVSISNGATLSETPTDTGLLVDNGDGTWTVTDPSRLSDVLVTPPEHYSGEITLTVTANITDEADCVTETDTQDKTTVVTITVEPIADAANLITEDIIGDEDNYISLSSLRAELIDQDGSENMSLSLKGVPEGAVVAIKVGDTYELVPNNGADGGTFNGSPTYEWQLDPSQLANLVILPPRDFSGDMNLSLEAITQEVGTTDIRYTQSEFTVGVNPIGDKVELFELPEQLSGSEDDGIVIPLDANSFETNSDEFLEITVIVNGTSDPSGLVGLDRIRIGSETSSFISLGNGSVQATILVAASSVDELEFFAGDAWGNLDITITGQTVDQNTVLGDLVKDIGDPSSQDMTLVITPEPDAPLLSVEYPSIVAEASGTIPLGLDLSLVNPADSEEGFITIYDIPAGLTFSHGSMVDGQYVVDLADVSNLAITGGYDGVDPFELTIEPSAEIGNNQAVGLPQTVSVEFVADGDSTITATDDNDLLIGGTGSDNFVFESSGLGSAEAPSYDVVQDFDASPNTDAIDLSGILGSLGLNTGLGATQYLDLEESGEGVTISIKPSGDDDVQQNILLTDVTYDDLYQGDSSSALEAQILQKMIEDNNLTL